The Apium graveolens cultivar Ventura chromosome 6, ASM990537v1, whole genome shotgun sequence genome contains a region encoding:
- the LOC141666205 gene encoding uncharacterized protein LOC141666205, whose translation MHGGGTCYWATRVCFNCGKKCHTIRDCQMPPKKPWDHKDQGEKSNQKTSGHVVSITTKDAASTPGSISGSLSVYNGNAIVLFDTGATHSFVSTSYAKYLEIASTALISDFSVGTPLGVTILVNSQYLDCVVRVDDRELLVDLLPIQMRDLDIILGMDWLEQHKATIGCPGKRIIFDKSNLPEFVFQGSKPSGCGKFISAIKAKKMIAHGCEGFLAHVVDTSKVQPELEDVLVVREFSDVFPKDLEGLPPEREIEFSIDLLPDAQPISKAPYRMAPLELQELKELLEELHDKGFIRPSVSPWGLPVLFVNKKDGSMRLYIDYRELNRITDKFVIVFIDDILVYSKSREEHEEHLRIVLETLRNKKLYAKYKKSEFWLDQVTYLGHIVSADGIMVDPAKVEAITNWPRPSTTIEVRRLFDNYDAIDTVDSKK comes from the exons ATGCATGGAGGAGGCACTTGCTATTGGGCTACTAGAGTATGCTTCAATTGTGGAAAGAAGTGTCACACTATTCGAGACTGTCAGATGCCACCAAAGAAGCCTTGGGATCATAAGGATCAGGGAGAGAAAAGCAACCAGAAGACTTCCGGTCATGTGGTTTCCATCACTACAAAAGATGCTGCAAGTACTCCAGGTAGCATTTCCGGATCACTTTCTGTCTATAATGGAAATGCTATAGTCTTATTTGATACTGGAGCTACACATTCATTTGTCTCAACATCTTATGCTAAATACTTAGAGATTGCATCCACTGCACTTATATCGGATTTTTCTGTTGGCACTCCTTTGGGTGTAACTATACTTGTAAATTCTCAGTATCTTGATTGTGTAGTTAGAGTAGACGATAGAGAACTACTTGTAGATCTCTTACCTATTCAGATGAGGGACTTGGATATCATACTGGGGATGGATTGGCTGGAGCAACACAAAGCTACAATTGGTTGTCCAGGAAAAAGAATAATTTTTGACAAATCCAATTTGCCCGAGTTCGTGTTTCAAGGTTCTAAGCCTAGTGGTTGTGGAAAATTCATTTCGGCCATCAAGGCTAAGAAGATGATTGCTCATGGATGTGAAGGATTTTTGGCTCATGTGGTTGACACGTCCAAGGTGCAGCCAGAGTTAGAAGATGTTCTTGTTGTTCGTGAGTTTTCAGATGTATTTCCTAAAGATTTGGAGGGTCTTCCGCCCGAAAGAGAGATAGAATTTTCTATCGATTTGTTACCAGATGCACAACCTATTTCcaaggcaccttatagaatggctCCGTTAGAGCTACAGGAGCTGAAAGAACTGCTGGAGGAGTTACATGATAAGGGTTTTATTAGACCAAGTGTTTCGCCTTGGGGATTACCGGTTCTATTTGtgaataagaaggatggttcgaTGAGACTCTATATTGATTATCGAGAATTGAACCGAATCACG GATAAGTttgtgattgtgtttattgatgatatattgGTGTATTCAAAATCAAGGGAGGAACATGAAGAGCATCTTCGAATTGTGTTGGAAACACTACGGAATAAAAAATTGTATGCAAAATACAAGAAGAGTGAATTTTGGCTTGATCAAGTTACATATTTGGGACATATTGTATCAGCAGATGGAATCATGGTGGATCCAGCCAAGGTTGAGGCTATTACTAATTGGCCAAGACCTAGCACTACGATAGAAGTGAGGAGGCTTTTCGACAATTACGATGCCATTGACACGGTTGACTCGAAAAAGTAA
- the LOC141666207 gene encoding uncharacterized protein LOC141666207 produces METTKGKEGSFGLSYPLLTKTNYTAWAMKMKVFMQAHGVWKAIDPKDPKAPTNDKMDKQALTIIYQGITEDLLQSIANKKTSKDTWDAIKTVHLGADKVKKAKVQMLKSEFEALTMRDSEQLDEFYNVCGRDRWIPKGSRGTNVWEKESSEQQLLLIEEEWMKKERKDGQLLLTREEWLKRTNKGGSGSNYEQRGGDFGRGYRDRSWVRCYNCGTYGHLQAECRKEQRDKEQRSEANLSQVECDEPTFLLVKCDDSKEVMILLNEEGTTPSLKATSKGNLVIFVVLSPPSTLSGNRYFLLLVDDFCRAMWVYMLKTKDEALVCFKRFKALVEKQSGEAIMVLRIDRGGEFCSMEFKTFCEDNGILRHYTAPYSP; encoded by the exons ATGGAGACCACGAAAGGTAAAGAAGGTTCATTTGGCTTGAGCTACCCACTACTTACAAAAACCAACTATACTGCATGGGCTATGAAGATGAAAGTTTTTATGCAAGCCCATGGTGTGTGGAAAGCCATTGATCCCAAGGATCCAAAAGCTCCAACCAATGACAAGATGGATAAGCAGGCGTTAACCATCATTTATCAAGGAATTACTGAGGATTTACTACAGTCCATTGCAAATAAGAAAACCTCCAAGGACACTTGGGACGCCATTAAGACAGTACACTTGGGTGCAGACAAGGTAAAAAAGGCCAAAGTACAGATGCTCAAATCTGAATTTGAAGCCTTAACTATGAGAGACAGTGAGCAGCTTGATGAGTTTT ACAATGTATGTGGAAGAGACCGTTGGATCCCTAAAGGCTCACGAGGAACAAATGTGTGGGAAAAGGAGAGTAGCGAACAACAACTTCTTTTGATAGAAGAAGAGTGGATGAAGAAGGAAAGAAAGGATGGTCAGTTACTTCTCACTAGAGAAGAGTGGTTGAAACGGACAAATAAAGGAGGTTCAGGCAGCAACTATGAACAAAGGGGCGGAGATTTTGGACGAGGTTACAGGGACAGAAGCTGGGTTCGATGTTACAATTGCGGCACTTATGGACACTTGCAAGCTGAATGTCGTAAGGAACAGCGTGATAAGGAACAGAGGAGTGAAGCAAACCTGTCCCAGGTTGAATGTGACGAACCCACATTTCTCCTTGTAAAGTGTGATGACAGTAAAGAAGTGATGATTTTGCTGAATGAAGAGGGAACGACTCCAAGTCTGAAAGCAACCAGCAAGGGAAATTTGG TGATATTTGTGGTCCTATCACCCCCATCAACTCTTTCTGGCAATAGGTATTTTCTACTCTTGGTGGACGATTTCTGCAGGGCTATGTGGGTATATATGCTGAAGACTAAAGATGAGGCTCTTGTGTGCTTTAAGAGGTTCAAGGCATTGGTCGAAAAGCAGTCAGGCGAAGCAATAATGGTTCTTCGAATAGACAGGGGAGGCGAGTTTTGCTCAATGGAATTCAAAACTTTCTGTGAAGATAATGGTATTCTCAGACACTACACAGCCCCATATTCCCCATAA